A genomic segment from Yimella sp. cx-51 encodes:
- a CDS encoding phosphoadenylyl-sulfate reductase, with translation MTDDLRAVAAAAARDLADAPAAQVVRWAAERFGDDFVVAASMQDTVLVHLASQAAPGVQVVFLDTGYHFAQTVQTRDRVAAEYDVRVLDVRPRLTVAQQDAEYGPKLHDRDPDLCCAMRKTHPLDEALDGRAVWATGVRRAESASRANTDVVSFDERRDLIKLAPLAAWTDDDVEKYIAEHDVIMNPLLAQGYPSIGCAPCTRKVLAGEDPRAGRWAGTDKSECGIHGGATSLGEIRSA, from the coding sequence ATGACTGACGATCTGCGAGCCGTCGCTGCTGCAGCGGCGCGCGACTTGGCAGATGCCCCCGCCGCGCAGGTCGTGCGATGGGCCGCGGAGCGGTTCGGCGACGATTTCGTGGTGGCGGCGTCGATGCAGGACACGGTGCTGGTGCACCTGGCGTCCCAAGCGGCGCCGGGCGTCCAGGTGGTCTTCCTCGACACCGGCTACCACTTCGCGCAGACCGTGCAGACGCGAGACCGGGTCGCCGCCGAGTACGACGTTCGGGTGCTCGACGTCCGCCCGCGGCTGACCGTGGCGCAGCAGGATGCCGAGTACGGCCCGAAGCTGCATGACCGCGACCCTGATCTGTGCTGTGCCATGCGCAAGACGCATCCGCTGGACGAGGCACTGGACGGGCGCGCGGTCTGGGCCACGGGCGTCCGCCGTGCCGAATCAGCCTCACGGGCGAACACCGACGTGGTCTCCTTCGACGAGCGGCGCGATCTCATCAAGCTCGCGCCCCTGGCGGCGTGGACGGACGACGACGTCGAGAAGTACATCGCCGAACACGACGTGATCATGAATCCGCTACTGGCGCAAGGCTATCCGTCGATCGGTTGCGCGCCGTGCACGCGCAAGGTGCTCGCCGGTGAAGACCCCCGAGCCGGACGCTGGGCTGGCACCGACAAGAGCGAGTGCGGAATCCACGGTGGTGCCACCTCGCTCGGTGAGATCCGCTCGGCCTGA
- the nusA gene encoding transcription termination factor NusA — translation MDIDMAALRALEREREIPMDIIVPAIEQALLTAYQREEGSLRHARVELDRKSGRVVVWAREEGEIDDEGLRGEPGPEFDDTPDNFGRVAAATARQVIVQRMRDVEDEAILGDFRGREGDIVAGVIQQSSDPRSVRVDFGTVEGFLPSAEQVPGESYKHGDRLRSYVVSVKRGPKGPQIGLSRTHPNLVRKLFALEVPEIADGSVQIAALAREAGHRTKIAVHTKVPGLNAKGACIGPMGSRVRAVMTELHGEKIDIVDYSDDPAEFVAAALSPARVSSVEIIDASAKSARVVVPDFQLSLAIGKEGQNARLAAKLTGWRIDIRPDTAPAAVAGGQ, via the coding sequence ATGGACATCGACATGGCGGCTCTGCGCGCACTGGAGCGCGAGCGGGAAATTCCGATGGACATCATCGTGCCCGCGATCGAACAAGCGCTGCTCACCGCGTACCAGCGGGAGGAGGGCTCACTTCGCCACGCACGTGTCGAACTCGACCGCAAGAGCGGCCGTGTCGTGGTGTGGGCCCGTGAAGAGGGCGAGATCGACGACGAGGGCCTGCGCGGTGAGCCAGGGCCGGAGTTCGATGACACCCCGGACAACTTCGGCCGGGTGGCTGCTGCCACCGCTCGTCAGGTGATCGTGCAGCGGATGCGAGACGTCGAGGACGAGGCGATCCTCGGTGACTTCCGTGGCCGCGAGGGCGACATCGTGGCGGGTGTCATCCAGCAGTCGAGCGACCCGCGCAGCGTCCGGGTCGACTTCGGCACCGTCGAAGGCTTCCTGCCGTCGGCCGAGCAGGTGCCGGGGGAGAGCTACAAGCACGGTGACCGCCTGCGCTCGTATGTGGTGAGCGTCAAGCGCGGACCCAAGGGGCCGCAGATCGGCTTGTCCCGCACCCACCCCAACCTCGTACGCAAGCTCTTCGCGCTCGAGGTGCCGGAGATTGCTGACGGCAGTGTGCAGATCGCGGCGCTGGCCCGCGAGGCCGGCCACCGCACCAAGATCGCGGTGCACACCAAGGTGCCCGGGCTCAACGCCAAGGGGGCCTGCATCGGGCCGATGGGTTCACGCGTCCGGGCCGTCATGACCGAATTGCACGGCGAGAAGATCGACATCGTCGACTACTCCGACGACCCCGCTGAGTTCGTCGCCGCGGCGCTGTCACCGGCGCGCGTCTCGTCGGTCGAGATCATCGACGCCTCGGCCAAGTCGGCCCGCGTCGTCGTTCCTGACTTCCAACTCTCCCTCGCCATCGGCAAGGAGGGCCAGAACGCTCGCCTCGCGGCGAAGTTGACCGGTTGGCGCATCGACATCCGTCCCGACACCGCGCCCGCTGCCGTGGCCGGAGGGCAGTGA
- a CDS encoding aminoglycoside phosphotransferase family protein encodes MSLIPATFADTVAGRPAEPSVSGDDWLATLPRLINEVLADWDLQLEGAAMHGECAIVLPVRHADSEAVLKLTWPHTEAAHEHLALRAWDGDGAVRLLRADPHRWAMLLERLDPVNLSTAPLLEGCELIGTLMRRLDRPALPQLTRLSQLATDWEALCAQGSAAVPRRFTDQAQSLIRELRSDDIDRSLVHQDLHFANVLRAQREPWLAIDPKPVAGEWEFAVAPVVWNREDLTASAHNVRNHLRLRLGLVCEAAGLDEDRAAAWTFVRVIVNALWGSDHAPWVTRMITIAKAMTD; translated from the coding sequence GTGAGTCTGATCCCGGCGACTTTCGCCGATACCGTCGCCGGACGTCCGGCCGAGCCTTCCGTGAGCGGCGACGACTGGCTCGCCACACTCCCCCGCCTGATCAACGAGGTGCTCGCCGACTGGGATCTGCAGCTCGAGGGTGCCGCCATGCACGGCGAATGCGCGATCGTGCTGCCCGTGCGCCACGCCGACAGCGAAGCGGTGCTGAAGCTGACCTGGCCGCACACCGAGGCCGCCCACGAGCATCTTGCCCTCCGCGCCTGGGACGGCGACGGAGCAGTGCGCTTGCTGCGCGCTGATCCTCATCGGTGGGCGATGCTGCTGGAGCGACTCGATCCGGTCAATCTCAGCACCGCCCCGCTGCTGGAGGGATGCGAGCTGATCGGCACGCTGATGCGCCGCCTCGACCGGCCAGCCCTGCCGCAACTGACCAGACTCAGCCAGCTCGCCACAGATTGGGAGGCGCTGTGTGCGCAAGGGTCAGCGGCCGTCCCGCGTCGTTTCACCGACCAGGCGCAGTCGCTCATCCGCGAGTTGCGCTCCGACGACATCGACCGATCCCTGGTGCACCAGGATCTCCACTTCGCCAACGTCCTGCGTGCGCAGCGCGAGCCCTGGCTGGCCATCGACCCCAAGCCAGTGGCCGGGGAATGGGAGTTCGCTGTCGCACCGGTCGTCTGGAACCGCGAAGACCTCACCGCGTCGGCCCACAACGTCCGGAATCACCTTCGACTGCGCCTGGGTCTGGTGTGCGAAGCCGCCGGCCTCGACGAGGACCGCGCCGCCGCTTGGACCTTCGTGCGGGTGATCGTCAACGCCTTGTGGGGCAGCGATCACGCGCCGTGGGTCACGCGGATGATCACCATCGCCAAAGCCATGACGGACTGA
- a CDS encoding DoxX family protein, which translates to MTVTAKPTGQWKDWVGLVCRLVLGGVMLAAGIPKAMNIAESQQATRAYQLLPYELANAWGMVMPFVEVVIGVLLIIGLKTRLAAIIGALLMLAFVIGIISVWARGIKIDCGCFGGGGPVDDPKYGQELLRDGALLLTALWLAIRPRTKFSLDARLFG; encoded by the coding sequence GTGACTGTGACTGCGAAACCCACCGGCCAGTGGAAGGACTGGGTCGGTCTGGTGTGCCGGCTGGTGCTGGGTGGCGTGATGCTCGCGGCAGGCATCCCCAAGGCGATGAACATCGCCGAGTCCCAGCAGGCGACCCGCGCCTACCAATTGCTGCCCTACGAACTCGCGAATGCCTGGGGCATGGTGATGCCCTTCGTTGAGGTGGTCATCGGGGTGCTGTTGATCATCGGCCTGAAGACGCGGCTCGCGGCGATCATCGGTGCGCTGCTGATGCTCGCCTTCGTGATCGGGATCATCTCGGTGTGGGCCCGCGGCATCAAGATCGACTGCGGTTGCTTCGGCGGCGGCGGGCCGGTGGACGATCCGAAGTACGGCCAGGAATTGCTGCGTGACGGTGCGCTCCTGCTTACCGCTTTGTGGCTGGCGATCCGTCCCCGCACGAAGTTCTCCCTCGACGCGCGACTGTTCGGCTGA
- a CDS encoding thioredoxin domain-containing protein — translation MPRPDASAKLAASKPKDNSKLNLIISVVLVGLLVIGGFTAVILTRGSGSTDAVGPAGSQAEGNGVLAYAGKAKAGVPDVQLYVDYQCPICNNFEQANGGQMMQMAQAGEIKLTIHVMSFLDKNLGNNSSAQAANAAFCAADAGLMPEFHTELFKRQPTKEGDGYPTSVYAQVAQQVGIKGAALNTFNKCVSDAKYAKYVEATEVRSGKNGVTGTPTVIINGKSSSDDKQMFNSLVQTPNSFRSIVEQNAKKS, via the coding sequence ATGCCCCGTCCCGATGCGTCCGCCAAGCTCGCTGCCAGCAAGCCGAAGGACAACAGCAAGCTCAACCTCATCATCAGCGTCGTGCTGGTGGGACTGCTGGTCATCGGTGGTTTCACCGCGGTGATCCTGACGCGCGGTTCGGGCAGCACCGACGCGGTCGGTCCGGCCGGCTCGCAGGCCGAGGGCAATGGCGTGCTCGCGTACGCGGGCAAGGCCAAGGCCGGCGTGCCCGATGTGCAGTTGTACGTCGACTACCAGTGCCCGATCTGCAACAACTTCGAGCAGGCCAACGGTGGCCAGATGATGCAGATGGCGCAGGCCGGCGAGATCAAGCTGACCATCCACGTGATGTCCTTCCTGGACAAGAACCTCGGCAACAATTCCTCGGCCCAGGCCGCCAACGCGGCCTTCTGTGCCGCCGATGCGGGCCTCATGCCGGAGTTCCACACCGAGCTGTTCAAGAGGCAGCCCACCAAGGAAGGCGACGGTTACCCGACGTCCGTCTACGCGCAGGTGGCACAGCAGGTGGGCATCAAGGGCGCAGCGCTCAACACCTTCAACAAGTGTGTTTCGGATGCGAAGTACGCCAAGTACGTGGAGGCCACTGAGGTGCGTTCGGGTAAGAACGGGGTCACCGGCACCCCGACCGTCATCATCAACGGCAAGAGCTCCAGCGACGACAAGCAGATGTTCAACTCGCTCGTGCAGACGCCCAACAGCTTCCGCAGCATCGTGGAGCAGAACGCCAAGAAGAGCTGA
- a CDS encoding nitrite/sulfite reductase, whose amino-acid sequence MTAVTTKNEGQWALDQRDPLNHNEEFKAQDDALNVRARIEQIYSKEGFASIPPDDLRGRMRWWGLYTQRRQGIEGGRTASMAPEELDDEFFMMRVRSDGGALSTEQLRVIGEVSRDFARDTADITDRQNIQLHWIAIEDVPEIWRRLEGVGLSTTEACGDCPRVILGSPVAGVSAAEVLDATPAIEEISRRYIGDQTISNLPRKFKTAISWLPDTVPEINDVSFVGVVHPEVGPGFDLLVGGGLSTNPKLAVRLGAFVTLEQLPEVWYAVVCLFRDYGYRRLRHRARLKFLVADWGPEKLRDVLEKEFIGYALPDGPAAIVDETVLDHIGVHDQVDGNAYVGFAPVVGRVSGSKLAQVADAAERAGSQRVRLTPHQKLIVLDVPKSNVEQLVDEMKTVGLEANPSRWRRSTMACTGLEFCKLAIVDTKQRAIDLVADLDERLAHLDLDVPIAIHLNGCPNSCARIQTADIGLKGQIVTTDSGEQVEGFQVHLGGGLGLDAGFGRKLRTHKVTSAELGDYVERVATNFAGDRTEGERFAQWVGRADEALLR is encoded by the coding sequence GTGACGGCTGTGACGACCAAGAACGAGGGCCAGTGGGCGCTGGATCAGCGTGACCCGCTGAACCACAACGAGGAGTTCAAGGCGCAGGACGACGCGCTGAACGTCCGTGCCCGGATCGAGCAGATCTACTCCAAGGAAGGCTTCGCCTCGATCCCGCCGGACGACCTGCGCGGCCGGATGCGTTGGTGGGGGCTCTACACCCAGCGCCGCCAGGGAATCGAGGGTGGCCGCACCGCCAGCATGGCGCCGGAGGAGCTCGACGACGAGTTCTTCATGATGCGGGTGCGTTCCGACGGCGGCGCGCTGAGCACTGAGCAGCTGCGCGTCATCGGGGAGGTCTCGCGTGACTTCGCCCGCGACACCGCCGACATCACCGACCGGCAGAACATCCAGCTGCATTGGATCGCCATCGAGGACGTCCCGGAGATCTGGCGCCGGCTCGAGGGGGTCGGCCTGTCGACCACCGAGGCCTGCGGCGACTGCCCGCGGGTCATCCTCGGCTCTCCGGTGGCTGGGGTCAGCGCTGCAGAAGTGCTGGACGCAACGCCTGCGATCGAGGAGATCAGCCGGCGTTACATCGGCGACCAGACCATCAGCAACCTGCCGCGCAAGTTCAAGACCGCGATCTCCTGGCTGCCCGACACGGTGCCCGAAATCAACGACGTGTCCTTCGTCGGCGTCGTTCACCCTGAAGTCGGCCCCGGCTTCGACCTGCTGGTCGGCGGTGGGCTCTCCACCAACCCCAAGCTGGCCGTACGGCTCGGCGCGTTCGTGACCCTCGAGCAGTTACCCGAGGTCTGGTACGCCGTCGTCTGCTTGTTCCGCGACTACGGATATCGCCGCCTGCGCCACCGCGCGCGGCTGAAGTTCCTCGTCGCCGACTGGGGCCCGGAGAAGCTGCGCGACGTGCTGGAAAAGGAGTTCATCGGGTACGCGTTGCCCGACGGGCCGGCCGCGATCGTCGACGAGACCGTGCTCGACCACATCGGCGTGCACGACCAGGTCGACGGCAACGCCTACGTCGGCTTCGCCCCGGTCGTCGGCCGGGTCTCCGGCTCCAAGCTGGCACAGGTGGCGGACGCCGCCGAGCGGGCCGGCTCGCAGCGGGTGCGCCTCACCCCGCACCAGAAGCTGATCGTGCTCGATGTCCCCAAGTCGAACGTCGAGCAGTTGGTCGATGAGATGAAGACCGTTGGCCTGGAAGCCAATCCGTCACGCTGGCGGCGTTCGACCATGGCGTGCACCGGCCTGGAGTTCTGCAAGCTGGCGATCGTCGACACCAAGCAGCGGGCGATCGACCTGGTCGCTGATCTCGACGAGCGCCTTGCCCATCTCGACCTCGACGTGCCGATCGCCATTCATCTCAACGGCTGCCCCAACTCCTGTGCCCGCATCCAGACCGCTGACATCGGGCTCAAGGGTCAGATCGTCACCACCGACAGCGGTGAGCAGGTCGAGGGCTTCCAGGTGCACCTCGGCGGCGGACTCGGGCTGGACGCCGGCTTCGGACGCAAGCTGCGGACGCATAAGGTGACCTCCGCCGAACTCGGCGACTACGTCGAGCGCGTCGCCACCAACTTCGCCGGCGATCGCACCGAGGGCGAACGCTTCGCGCAGTGGGTCGGCCGCGCCGATGAGGCGCTGCTGCGATGA
- the rimP gene encoding ribosome maturation factor RimP: MSSSPTDRHQQILDDLTPALAPLQLRVEDLTVTPAGKRRVVRVLVDTDLAGLDPTDETSSVPSVDLDAVGEATRVISDRLDQTDAMGEQPYVLEVSSPGVDRPLTQPHHYRRNVGRLVTVWRTEGGDLTGRVMRAGADDFDLLVTPDKGEPALTTLPYAECGKSKVNVEFNRPEEGEH, translated from the coding sequence ATGAGTTCCAGCCCGACGGATCGGCACCAACAGATCCTCGACGACCTGACCCCGGCGCTCGCGCCGCTTCAGTTGCGAGTGGAAGACCTCACCGTCACCCCGGCCGGCAAGCGCCGCGTCGTGCGCGTGCTCGTCGACACCGACCTGGCCGGTCTCGATCCGACCGACGAGACCTCCTCGGTGCCCTCGGTCGATCTGGACGCCGTCGGCGAAGCCACCCGCGTGATCAGCGACCGGCTCGACCAGACCGATGCGATGGGGGAGCAGCCCTATGTGCTGGAGGTGTCCTCCCCCGGCGTCGACCGTCCGTTGACGCAGCCGCATCACTACCGTCGCAATGTGGGGCGCCTGGTCACCGTTTGGCGCACCGAGGGCGGCGATCTGACCGGCCGTGTCATGCGGGCCGGTGCAGACGACTTCGACCTGCTGGTCACGCCCGACAAGGGCGAGCCCGCGCTGACCACCCTCCCGTACGCCGAATGCGGCAAGAGCAAGGTGAACGTGGAGTTCAACCGTCCCGAGGAAGGCGAGCACTGA
- a CDS encoding YlxR family protein: MTRKSRESGSGTKLGKESHALKRTCVGCRTRDEPSALVRVVAIARSDQPSRWQVVVDERRDLPGRGAWVHASGQCLERAIVRRAFGRALRLSVPVDTSLLEQWRDQQDPESPTGDEGLEKNRKRV, encoded by the coding sequence ATGACCCGAAAGTCCCGAGAATCTGGCTCCGGCACGAAGCTGGGCAAGGAGTCTCACGCCCTGAAACGGACGTGTGTGGGATGCCGGACGCGAGACGAGCCGTCTGCGTTGGTGCGGGTTGTGGCGATCGCCCGGTCCGACCAGCCATCTCGGTGGCAGGTCGTGGTCGACGAACGTCGTGATCTGCCCGGTAGGGGAGCCTGGGTGCATGCGTCCGGTCAGTGCCTCGAACGCGCAATCGTGCGTCGTGCATTCGGACGGGCCCTGCGCCTGTCGGTCCCTGTGGACACCTCGCTGCTCGAGCAGTGGCGTGACCAGCAAGACCCCGAGTCACCAACCGGTGACGAGGGCCTGGAAAAGAACCGAAAGCGGGTTTGA
- a CDS encoding TSUP family transporter: MDDISTTVFVLLVIAALTAGWVDSVVGGGGLVQLPALLIAFPTAAPVHLLATNKMASVAGTTVSSATYWRRVRPDPKTALALAIPAFAGSLLGALIASHLPRSSFNPIILVALITVMIYTLAKPAMGQATNLRFTGRKHVGLAAAAGFVIGVYDGALGPGTGSFLVFAMVGLLGYAFLEASAKAKLANLATNLASLVIFIPQGAGFWKLGLAMAAANMTGGYLGARTAVAKGAAFVRWVFVIVVSAFILRISYDVATQFGLL; encoded by the coding sequence ATGGATGACATTTCCACCACCGTTTTCGTCCTGCTCGTCATCGCCGCACTGACGGCTGGCTGGGTCGACTCGGTCGTTGGCGGCGGCGGGCTCGTGCAATTGCCAGCCCTGCTGATCGCCTTCCCGACCGCGGCACCAGTGCATCTGCTCGCCACCAACAAGATGGCGTCGGTGGCAGGGACGACAGTCAGTAGCGCCACCTACTGGCGGCGAGTGCGTCCTGACCCGAAAACCGCTCTGGCACTGGCGATTCCAGCGTTCGCGGGCTCGTTGCTCGGTGCGCTCATCGCCTCGCACCTGCCCCGCAGTTCGTTCAACCCGATCATCCTGGTCGCGCTGATCACCGTGATGATCTACACCCTGGCCAAGCCAGCCATGGGGCAGGCCACCAACCTGCGCTTCACCGGACGCAAGCACGTCGGGCTGGCGGCTGCAGCTGGCTTCGTGATCGGGGTCTACGACGGGGCGCTCGGGCCGGGCACCGGTTCGTTCCTGGTGTTCGCGATGGTCGGGCTGCTCGGCTACGCCTTCCTGGAGGCCTCCGCCAAGGCGAAGCTCGCCAACCTGGCCACCAACCTCGCGTCCCTGGTCATCTTCATCCCGCAGGGCGCCGGCTTCTGGAAACTTGGCCTGGCGATGGCGGCGGCCAACATGACCGGCGGCTACCTGGGTGCGCGCACCGCAGTGGCCAAGGGGGCCGCCTTCGTCCGTTGGGTCTTCGTGATCGTGGTGAGCGCGTTCATCCTGCGCATCAGCTACGACGTCGCCACGCAGTTCGGACTGCTGTGA
- a CDS encoding proline--tRNA ligase: MRMSTLFLRTLREDPADAELPGHKLLVRAGYIRRAAPGIYTWLPLGLKVRAKVEGIIREEMNRIGAQEVQFPALLPREPYEATGRWTEYGPNLFRLQDRRETDMLLGPTHEEMFTITVKDMYSSYKDLPLSLYQIQNKYRDEARPRAGILRGREFIMKDSYSFDVSAEGLQKSYDAHRDAYIKIFQRLGFEYVIVHADSGAMGGSASEEFLAVSEHGEDTFVRDETGYAANVEAVEIPQAKPVEITAGAAHVEDTPDTPTIETLVAALNADHAHGDGREWTAADTLKNVLVMLVHPDGTREPLAIGVPGDREVDAKRLEVKVAPADVEAFEESDFKRYPMLAKGYIGPGVLGEEKSSGIRYLLDPSIAEGSAWVTGADEHGKHVLDLVYGRDFTADGTIQAAQLREGDLGPNGVGLTLARGVEMGHIFQLGTKYAEALGLKVLDENGKLVTVTMGSYGVGVTRAVGMIAEDNLDEYGLIWPREIAPADVHVVATGKDDAVFVKAAELVAQLETEGLEVIFDDRPKVSPGVKFKDAELIGVPTILVVGKGLEQGNVEVKDRRSGDRREVPVDDAVAEVLREVRA; the protein is encoded by the coding sequence ATGCGTATGTCGACCCTGTTCCTGCGGACCCTGCGCGAGGACCCGGCCGATGCGGAACTGCCGGGCCACAAACTGCTGGTGCGCGCCGGTTACATCCGCCGTGCTGCGCCCGGCATCTACACCTGGTTGCCGCTCGGTCTGAAGGTGCGGGCCAAGGTCGAGGGCATCATCCGCGAGGAGATGAACAGGATCGGTGCGCAGGAGGTGCAGTTCCCCGCGCTTCTGCCGCGCGAGCCCTACGAGGCGACCGGCCGCTGGACCGAATACGGCCCCAACCTCTTCCGGCTGCAGGACCGCCGCGAGACCGACATGCTGCTCGGCCCCACGCACGAGGAGATGTTCACCATCACGGTGAAGGACATGTACTCCTCGTACAAGGACCTCCCGCTCTCGCTCTACCAGATCCAGAACAAGTACCGCGACGAGGCGCGTCCCCGGGCGGGCATCCTGCGCGGGCGTGAGTTCATCATGAAGGACTCCTATTCTTTCGACGTCTCCGCCGAAGGGCTGCAGAAGTCCTACGACGCCCACCGGGACGCCTACATCAAGATCTTCCAGCGCCTCGGGTTCGAGTACGTCATCGTGCACGCCGACTCCGGTGCGATGGGTGGCTCTGCGTCCGAGGAGTTCCTCGCGGTGAGCGAGCACGGTGAAGACACCTTCGTTCGTGACGAGACCGGGTACGCCGCCAATGTCGAAGCCGTCGAGATCCCGCAGGCGAAGCCGGTCGAGATCACGGCTGGTGCGGCGCATGTCGAGGACACCCCCGACACCCCGACCATCGAGACTCTCGTGGCCGCGCTCAACGCCGACCACGCCCACGGCGACGGCCGGGAGTGGACCGCCGCCGACACGCTCAAGAACGTGCTGGTCATGTTGGTGCACCCTGACGGCACCCGCGAACCGCTGGCGATCGGTGTGCCCGGAGACCGCGAGGTCGACGCCAAGCGCCTCGAGGTGAAGGTCGCCCCCGCTGATGTCGAAGCCTTCGAGGAGAGCGATTTCAAGCGCTACCCGATGCTTGCCAAGGGATACATCGGTCCCGGCGTGCTCGGCGAGGAGAAGAGCAGCGGCATCCGCTACCTGCTAGACCCCAGCATCGCCGAGGGCAGCGCCTGGGTGACCGGCGCCGACGAGCACGGCAAACACGTGCTCGACCTGGTGTACGGACGCGATTTCACCGCCGACGGCACCATCCAGGCAGCACAGCTGCGCGAGGGCGATCTGGGCCCGAACGGCGTCGGCCTGACCCTCGCCCGCGGCGTCGAGATGGGCCACATCTTCCAACTCGGCACCAAGTACGCCGAAGCGCTCGGCCTGAAGGTGCTCGACGAGAACGGCAAGCTCGTGACCGTCACGATGGGCTCCTACGGCGTCGGTGTCACCCGCGCCGTCGGGATGATCGCCGAGGACAACCTCGATGAGTACGGCCTCATCTGGCCGCGCGAGATCGCGCCAGCGGACGTCCACGTGGTCGCCACCGGCAAGGACGACGCCGTCTTCGTCAAGGCCGCCGAACTCGTCGCGCAACTGGAGACCGAAGGCCTCGAGGTGATCTTCGACGACCGACCCAAGGTCTCGCCCGGGGTGAAGTTCAAGGACGCCGAGCTCATCGGGGTGCCCACGATCCTGGTGGTCGGCAAGGGCCTGGAGCAGGGAAATGTCGAGGTCAAGGACCGCCGCAGCGGAGACCGACGCGAGGTGCCTGTTGACGACGCCGTCGCCGAGGTGCTGCGCGAGGTCCGCGCCTGA
- a CDS encoding HAD family hydrolase: MPQPQREPIEAVIFDWGGTLTPWHGDIDHHREWLVYAQAWGAHDPAAMATRIERACAQAWARSRTDHTSATVESILADAEIDHLDERHTAALEAHLDFWDEHTYTDPLVAPLWEWLRSNGIRVGVLSNTVWSREHHRSIFERDGVLHLIDADVYSSEIEWSKPHPEAFREAARAVGVAPQRCVYVGDRPFEDVHGSKSVGMRSILVPHSDIPVEQQVETDAVPDAVVHDLSEITQHIERWRHG; encoded by the coding sequence ATGCCACAGCCGCAGCGGGAGCCGATCGAGGCCGTCATCTTCGACTGGGGTGGCACCCTCACGCCCTGGCACGGCGACATCGACCACCACCGGGAGTGGCTGGTCTACGCCCAGGCCTGGGGCGCGCACGACCCGGCAGCGATGGCCACCCGCATCGAGCGCGCCTGTGCCCAGGCATGGGCACGCTCGCGCACGGATCACACCAGTGCCACGGTCGAGAGCATCCTCGCCGACGCCGAGATCGACCACCTCGACGAGCGGCATACCGCGGCGCTCGAGGCGCATCTCGATTTCTGGGACGAGCACACCTACACCGACCCCCTCGTCGCACCGCTGTGGGAGTGGTTGCGCAGCAACGGGATTCGGGTGGGTGTGTTGTCGAACACCGTCTGGTCACGCGAGCATCACCGCTCGATCTTCGAGCGGGACGGCGTCCTGCATCTCATCGACGCCGACGTGTACTCCAGTGAGATCGAGTGGTCCAAGCCGCATCCGGAGGCCTTCAGGGAAGCAGCCCGCGCCGTGGGCGTTGCACCGCAGCGCTGCGTGTACGTGGGCGATCGTCCGTTCGAGGACGTTCACGGCAGCAAGAGCGTCGGCATGCGGTCGATCCTGGTGCCGCACAGTGACATCCCGGTGGAGCAACAGGTCGAGACCGACGCGGTGCCGGACGCCGTGGTGCACGACCTGAGCGAGATCACCCAGCACATCGAACGCTGGCGTCATGGATGA